A region from the Diadema setosum chromosome 17, eeDiaSeto1, whole genome shotgun sequence genome encodes:
- the LOC140240790 gene encoding cation-dependent mannose-6-phosphate receptor-like — MGSVHASCLWKSTAIKRWLHAVFFTLLSLVSILTVDAQVVCQKETNCRCTLSDNSGYYDLGPMVEGTAAPFFTIIPAETPTVTYMYDPCRDFSKVSPSSQCNDVAVCKESENVYSNLGIHSTSSFIYIPDTSTPMRIVYHNGKSGNESVNTTVQLYCDDTGISQLLFRQSTKSVYLFQLRSPFACLKPVSTSKGLTPGGIICIIFVVVVFVYFVGGFIYLFFFKFESGTKTIPHYEFWSSLPGLIRDGFVYICTCICGDERRMPTTSSGPTYESI; from the exons ATGGGATCAGTACATGCATCGTGTCTGTGGAAGTCTACAGCCATCAAACGGTGGCTGCATGCTGTATTCTTCACTCTCCTGTCTTTAGTATCCATTCTGACAGTGGATGCCCAGGTTGTCTGCCAGAAAGAGACAAACTGTCGCTGCACCCTGAGCGATAATAGTGGCTACTACGACTTAGGGCCAATGGTAGAGGGAACGGCTGCTCCATTCTTCACCATCATACCGGCTGAGACACCGActgtcacatacatgtatgatccCTGTAGAGACTTTAGCAAGGTGTCACCCTCGTCACAGTGTAACGATGTGGCTGTTTGTAAGGAGAGCGAAAATGTTTATTCCAACCTTGGCATTCATTCAACCTCCAGCTTCATCTACATCCCAGACACATCCACACCAATGAGGATTGTTTATCACAATG GCAAAAGTGGTAATGAATCAGTCAACACGACAGTCCAGCTGTATTGTGACGACACTGGGATATCACAGCTTTTGTTCCGCCAAAGCACAAAGTCTGTGTATCTCTTCCAGCTTAGGTCACCTTTTGCCTGCCTGAAGCCAGTATCTACATCCAAGGGCCTAACACCTGGTGGGATTATATGCATCATCTTTGTGGTGGTCGTCTTTGTCTACTTTGTAGGAG GCTTCATATACCTCTTCTTCTTCAAGTTTGAGAGTGGAACCAAGACGATACCACACTACGAGTTTTGGTCATCATTACCAGGTCTCATCAGGGATGGTTTTGTCTACATCTGCACTTGTATTTGTGGTGATGAAAGAAGAATGCCGACCACTTCAAGTGGCCCAACGTATGAGTCTATCTAG
- the LOC140240772 gene encoding dolichol phosphate-mannose biosynthesis regulatory protein-like, whose product MATWMDQAVGMGMLSFAGMVFVYYTFWIIVLPFIEADQIVHQLFPPRKYAVIVPFVAGGVALLIVGHVILFMMFFTKPKKS is encoded by the exons ATG GCTACCTGGATGGATCAAGCTGTTGGCATGGGGATGCTGTCATTTGCAGGCATGGTGTTTGTCTACTACACATTCTGGATCATAGTCTTG CCATTCATCGAAGCTGATCAAATTGTTCATCAGCTTTTCCCTCCAAGAAAGTATGCAGTGATTGTTCCCTTTGTAGCTGGTGGTGTAGCGTTACTCATTGTTG GTCATGTCATTCTCTTCATGATGTTCTTCACAAAGCCCAAGAAGTCATAG
- the LOC140241026 gene encoding phosphatidylinositol 4-phosphate 5-kinase-like protein 1, with amino-acid sequence MATCIQKGLQMSRKEYNGEVGTADSLSPESYTQMEEHSVATSNPNKMAVFHSFAPDVFQALRNILGIQSNQYYEPLAETPFLKYASNSRNGQTFFLCSDKRYFVKTENATDAKFFLQILPHYVGHLSDYPHTLLVRILGLHYIKLPGKKGKFFSVMQSVFHPEERIYARYDIKGCILHRYVSPEKQGSNYVSVLKDVNFGDQKLVLKDQREWFLRQIDIDVDFLRGFNIMDYSLLVGQQVLHFTETGEDTNLAQLVLRVRKSLPQKLLKTYDSLTEGKKKSSQVNNVTDSRSENEERADLPGMVTTEENPAVNPPTGIQYNTNPKGSQEAASQLGTVLSGGKERDLRLASELQLAFQRQNRRLLPNQANAVHVINGPHERYFIGIIDILGQYTVKKRLENILKSCIAPRTPFSAVNPSKYARRFKDYFAAHSE; translated from the exons ATGGCAACCTGCATCCAGAAAGGTCTTCAGATGAGTAGAAAGGAGTACAATGGGGAAGTAGGCACT GCCGATTCATTATCACCAGAAAGTTACACTCAGATGGAGGAGCACTCTGTTGCCACTAGCAATCCAAACAag ATGGCAGTATTTCACAGCTTTGCTCCTGATGTGTTTCAAGCTCTAAGGAACATCCTTGGCATTCAAAGCAATCAATATTATGAGCCCCTTGCAGAAACACCTTTCCTGAAATATGCCAGCAACTCAAGAAATGGACAGACCTTCTTTTTATG TTCCGACAAAAGGTATTTTGTGAAGACAGAGAATGCCACAGACGCAAAATTCTTTCTGCAAATCTTACCTCACTACGTTGGCCACCTGTCTGATTACCCACACACTCTCCTTGTGAGGATCCTTGGTCTCCACTACATCAAGCTACCAGGCAAAAAAGGG AAATTCTTCTCTGTCATGCAGAGTGTTTTTCATCCAGAAGAGCGAATCTATGCCAG GTATGACATAAAAGGGTGTATATTGCACCGCTATGTCAGTCCAGAAAAGCAGGGCAGTAACTATGTCAGTGTTCTAAAAGATGTCAACTTTGGAGATCAAAAGCTGGTTCTGA AGGATCAGAGAGAATGGTTTCTTCGTCAAATAGACATTGATGTGGACTTTCTACGGGGCTTTAACATCATGGACTACAGCTTGCTGGTAGGACAGCAGGTTCTTCACTTCACAGAGACTGGTGAAGATACCAACCTAGCTCAGCTGGTCCTTAGGGTCAGGAA GTCTCTTCCTCAAAAGCTGTTGAAAACCTATGACAGTCTGACCGAAGGCAAGAAAAAATCCTCTCAAGTTAATAATGTGACTGATAGTAGAAGTGAGAATGAAGAAAGAGCAGATCTACCAGGAATGGTGACCACTGAAGAGAATCCTGCTGTAAACCCTCCCACTGGTATCCAGTACAACACAAACCCCAAAGGTAGTCAGGAAGCTGCCAGTCAGCTTGGGACGGTCCTCAGTGGGGGTAAGGAGAGAGATCTACGTCTGGCTTCTGAACTTCAGCTGGCATTCCAGCGGCAGAACAGACGGCTGCTGCCAAACCAGGCCAATGCTGTGCACGTTATCAATGGACCACATGAACGTTACTTCATTGGCATAATTGATATTTTAGGGCAATATACGGTCAAGAAACGACTTGAGAATATCCTGAAGTCGTGCATAGCGCCAAGAACACCGTTTTCTGCAGTCAACCCATCAAAGTATGCAAGGAGATTCAAAGATTACTTCGCAGCACACTCTGAATGA